Within bacterium, the genomic segment GATTTCCCGCGGCGATAAGAAATGTGAGACCGGCGAAGCACATCAACAGGATTTGCCAGCGCTTGTGATGCAGGGGCGTTCTGACCGCTCCATGTCGTTGTGTGCGTGCCTCGATGATGGTCGCCACGAGCCAGACGAAGAACAGGACCAGCATCGCAAGACCATCCACTCGGGAGAGGGTGCCGTCCAGAAAAAGCAGAGCGGTGATTGCCGGGATGAACAGCGCGACGGGAAAGTCCCGTTTGATGCTTGTGCGCGGGCTTTGAATGCCAGAGATAACGAGTACAATGGCAAGGATCAGCGCGACATTCATAAAGTTGCTGCCCAGTGAGTCTCCGAGCGCGATCTGCGGTTTACCAGCCAGCGCGGCGTTCACGGCAACAGACAATTCCGGGCTGGACGTGGCAAAGGCGGCCACCGTGGAGCCGATTATGGCCGGAGCGATCCGCCCCCACTGAGCGAGGCCGACGGCGCCGCGAACAAAGAGCTCGCCGCCGATGCCGGCAAACACTATTCCGGTTAGTAAAAGTAAGAAATCATTCATGGCAATCTGTATCCCTGGAGAAGTCTGGTTGTGTGCAACGGGGAACAGACAAGCCGCCTGAAGCAACCCCGCTGGGAACAGGCGTGCCCATGGCGCGGCGCCGTCCTGTTGGTGTTTTTCACATAATTTGCTTCTGCTGATTGCGTTAATATAATCAAAAAAATCATAAAAATAAACAATCATCTAAATTTCAAAATGGAATTCGTGCGGCTTTTACCCGTTCAAATCAAAGTGGCATCCGAAAATTATTCTACCTGCCCAGTCCCCTGGAGCAGAGCCCTGTTTTTACAAAAAAAGTAGAATTCGCTTGATTTTAGTTGCATAAAGCGGTATATCTTTTCATGACTTGTTAAGCCTGGAAATGTGGACTTTACGCCCAGGCGGCGCTTTTTACGAGCATAGGTATCATCGTCTTCTTTCACGCTATGGCCGGTCCTCTCCCCCTGTCCACATTTCATCTTCCCAAACAGGTGTTTACTTCAGCGGATGAAATCTATTCGAATAACAACGGCCATTCTTAATGGTCCATCGTTTTGGCGGTCGGTTGGTTCGAGCACTGTTTTTTAAATGGACAACTCGTGCTTTTGCACGGCGCGTTCACTCTGGCTTTCGGCTGTTTTCTCCTCTAAGATCGATCCTATCTGCTGCTTCGTCAGCGATGGCGGTGGCTCATCGGTCGGCGCCGGTTTAAAACAGACCAGCCGCAGTTACCGTTAACTTTGCAAAGGAGAGGTTGCCATGGAAACCTTGAAGCCGTTTTTACAAAGACATGGTTTTTTCAAAGATCTTGATCCCCAGTTCATAGAGCTGATCGTTGGATGTGCGAGCAACCGGCGATATCCAAAAAACAATTATCTGTGCAAACAGGGGGAAGAAGCTAATGATTTTTTTCTCGTTCGGGAAGGAAGGGTGGCGATTGAAATACCAATTCAACAGAACCATCCGATCATTCTGCAGACGGTAGAAGAAGGCGACATTCTTGGCTGGTCCTGGCTGTTGCCGCCTTACTTTTGGCACTTTGACGCACGCGCTGAACAGGATGTCCGCGTTATTGCCCTGGACGGTCGCTGCATTCGCGCGCAGTGTGAAAGCAATCAAGCCCTGGGGTATGAAATGCTGAAGAGATTTGCCCAAATTATGGAAAAGCGGCTCGAGGCTACACGGCTGCAGTTGCTGGATGTCTATGGAAAAAAATGATTCTTCATTCACAAAGCGCTGATACGATAGGATAAAAAAGGCTTGTGGCTGCTTTTGTTGGCGTCTTTAGACGCCTGGTGTGCCGATTTATGCAACGCTTTGAGTGATCGGCCGAAACGCTTCATCGAACCCTGTGAGAAGGATTTCTCGCTGAGGGCGGGTGGACCGCTCAATCTTTTATTTGCATGGAAACATTTGCTGCTCTGGTGTGAATCTACTTTCAAAGGAGGAGCCTATGCATCGCTATTTTGGCTGCGCATTGGTCTATGCCGTTCGAGGCTGTTTGGTGCTCTTGACTCTCGTTGTGTTGGTGGATTGCAGCGATGCCCAAGAC encodes:
- a CDS encoding cyclic nucleotide-binding domain-containing protein, whose translation is METLKPFLQRHGFFKDLDPQFIELIVGCASNRRYPKNNYLCKQGEEANDFFLVREGRVAIEIPIQQNHPIILQTVEEGDILGWSWLLPPYFWHFDARAEQDVRVIALDGRCIRAQCESNQALGYEMLKRFAQIMEKRLEATRLQLLDVYGKK
- a CDS encoding sodium:calcium antiporter, with the protein product MNDFLLLLTGIVFAGIGGELFVRGAVGLAQWGRIAPAIIGSTVAAFATSSPELSVAVNAALAGKPQIALGDSLGSNFMNVALILAIVLVISGIQSPRTSIKRDFPVALFIPAITALLFLDGTLSRVDGLAMLVLFFVWLVATIIEARTQRHGAVRTPLHHKRWQILLMCFAGLTFLIAAGNLIVSGAKGLALTFGIDAYVIGVTLVALGTSAPEVATTIIAKLRGHDEISLSTILGSNIFNGGLIVSVAAIIHPITVSFREVAFTLVFGLVALAVAYPPRSGF